A genome region from Salinigranum halophilum includes the following:
- a CDS encoding DUF4386 family protein: protein MSRWNYLRVGGLAALTEAAIYVAGIAYFLVILDFATTRAPLQQVELFVANETSLYAMYLLIYVVFGIVLVALVLMLHERLAAGAPMLMRATTAFGLIWAGLVIASGMIATLATGVVVDLYSTDPTQATTVWLAVSPVIDGLGGGNEIIGGLWTLLVSVAALRARALHRLVNYLGLVVGGAGILSAIPALAEIGGGVFGLTQIVWFVALGVLLLGAGRREAAAYLREE from the coding sequence GTGAGTCGGTGGAACTACCTACGTGTAGGAGGTCTGGCCGCGCTCACCGAGGCGGCCATCTACGTGGCCGGTATCGCGTACTTCCTCGTTATCCTCGACTTTGCGACCACCCGCGCGCCGCTCCAACAGGTCGAACTGTTCGTCGCGAACGAGACGAGTTTGTACGCCATGTACCTGCTCATCTACGTGGTCTTCGGTATCGTACTGGTGGCGCTCGTGCTGATGCTCCACGAGCGCCTCGCGGCCGGGGCACCGATGCTGATGCGCGCGACAACCGCGTTCGGCCTCATCTGGGCTGGTCTCGTCATCGCAAGCGGGATGATTGCCACCCTCGCGACGGGCGTCGTCGTCGATCTCTACAGTACCGACCCGACGCAGGCGACCACGGTCTGGCTGGCAGTTAGTCCGGTCATCGACGGGTTGGGCGGCGGTAACGAGATTATCGGCGGGCTCTGGACGCTACTCGTGAGCGTCGCCGCGCTGCGAGCGCGGGCGCTCCACCGACTGGTGAACTATCTCGGGCTCGTGGTCGGAGGTGCAGGAATCCTCTCGGCGATTCCAGCGCTCGCTGAGATCGGCGGTGGCGTCTTCGGGCTTACCCAGATTGTCTGGTTCGTCGCGCTCGGCGTCCTCCTGTTAGGCGCGGGACGCCGTGAGGCGGCCGCATACCTTCGTGAGGAGTGA
- a CDS encoding cupin domain-containing protein, whose product MNLPTEIVNPETGERIMFDESASNNERLVWDEVRPGNLEPPPVHYHPHTEERFEVTEGLLVVETDGDVQRIEVGEEVVIPPRTPHVSYAEAESARFRRTVSPPGQWREFLTARFAAVHEIGELSGVTGLLQTVLLIRTYPAVVVPEQPPRAVQRVLFPVLAVVAQGFGLKPHHQYPRPSTDGAEERRSDTSH is encoded by the coding sequence ATGAATCTGCCAACGGAGATTGTCAACCCAGAGACCGGTGAGCGGATCATGTTCGACGAGAGCGCCTCGAATAACGAGCGGTTGGTCTGGGATGAGGTGAGGCCGGGAAATCTCGAGCCGCCGCCGGTACACTATCACCCCCACACTGAGGAACGATTCGAGGTGACGGAGGGTCTACTCGTCGTTGAAACCGATGGAGATGTACAGCGGATCGAAGTGGGTGAGGAGGTCGTGATTCCTCCGCGGACCCCACACGTTTCGTATGCTGAGGCAGAATCAGCCCGGTTCAGGCGCACCGTGTCGCCCCCCGGGCAGTGGCGAGAGTTTCTGACCGCACGGTTTGCCGCCGTCCACGAGATTGGTGAGTTGTCGGGCGTCACTGGCCTCCTCCAGACAGTACTCCTGATCCGGACATACCCGGCTGTGGTCGTCCCCGAGCAGCCACCACGGGCTGTCCAGCGTGTCCTGTTCCCCGTTCTCGCCGTGGTTGCTCAGGGTTTCGGACTGAAGCCCCACCACCAGTATCCACGACCCTCCACGGACGGGGCCGAAGAACGCCGCTCTGATACATCTCACTGA
- a CDS encoding C2 domain-containing protein — protein sequence MPAGASEMILLTEENPYTLSLGTIFEFPVPEGLPSPTSGLRLSVELTDYDGGSDDFIGRDEVFIELFEILSSTDDSLTYSIELSENNRVRVEFTIERL from the coding sequence GTGCCCGCAGGTGCCTCTGAGATGATCTTGCTAACTGAAGAAAACCCATACACCCTCTCGTTAGGTACCATATTCGAGTTCCCAGTACCAGAGGGCTTACCGTCACCAACGTCTGGACTCCGCCTCAGTGTCGAACTCACTGATTATGATGGCGGTAGCGATGATTTCATCGGACGCGATGAGGTGTTTATCGAACTGTTTGAAATACTATCCAGTACTGATGATTCGCTAACGTATTCGATAGAACTCTCCGAAAACAATCGTGTTCGAGTAGAGTTTACTATCGAACGGCTCTGA
- a CDS encoding flavodoxin domain-containing protein: protein MATILTVFGTGEGQTAKIADSITEEFRASGHEATTVNVAEIDPELDLDEFDAVLIGASVHYGRQQKSVRRWVKANREVLVRTPNGFFQVSGASGAKNDEGLAEATGYLDKFIDATNWQPDRIALFGGALRFSEYGFLKRALLKFIVRNQEFETDESGDAELTDWESVVSFAGEFAVFVEERLGEAVEAD, encoded by the coding sequence ATGGCCACGATCCTTACTGTGTTCGGAACCGGCGAGGGACAGACCGCGAAGATAGCCGACAGCATCACGGAGGAATTCAGAGCCAGTGGCCACGAGGCAACGACGGTGAACGTCGCGGAGATCGATCCTGAACTCGATCTCGACGAGTTCGACGCCGTCTTGATCGGCGCGTCGGTCCACTACGGGAGACAACAGAAGTCGGTCAGGAGGTGGGTCAAAGCGAACCGCGAGGTACTGGTGAGAACGCCGAACGGGTTCTTCCAAGTCTCTGGTGCGTCCGGGGCGAAAAACGACGAGGGACTCGCGGAGGCGACGGGATATCTCGACAAGTTTATCGACGCCACGAACTGGCAGCCCGACAGAATCGCCCTCTTTGGCGGCGCGCTCCGCTTCTCAGAGTACGGCTTTCTCAAGCGGGCGCTGCTGAAATTCATCGTGAGGAACCAGGAATTTGAGACGGACGAGTCGGGAGACGCCGAGCTCACCGACTGGGAATCGGTCGTGTCGTTCGCCGGCGAGTTCGCCGTGTTCGTCGAGGAGCGACTTGGCGAAGCGGTCGAAGCAGACTGA
- a CDS encoding DUF7351 domain-containing protein — protein sequence MDSDAEGLSPDEAFWLLGDQMRTAILRAVWESSEETITFSEIREQIGSPDSGKFNYHLNKLVGQFLSKGDGGYSLTQAGREVVRAVMAGTITNHAEIEPVAIDAQCPECGGTLVVRYDEYGIIECEDCGDLVMWNEFPPAGLDTRSPAEFASTFDRWTQVRFGLAMDGICPNCACEMTMEILDSVGEGADGIATMHRCENCKYEARVPLFGHVVSHPATISFFYDRGVDVTEMPYWRMQSLAREFNEEVSSQSPWTAKITMRSDGHTLELTLDESMNVVDVELVD from the coding sequence ATGGACTCTGATGCGGAGGGACTCTCACCCGATGAAGCGTTCTGGCTGTTAGGCGACCAGATGCGGACCGCGATTCTTCGAGCAGTGTGGGAGTCCTCCGAGGAGACGATCACGTTCTCCGAGATCAGAGAGCAGATTGGAAGTCCCGATAGCGGCAAATTCAATTATCATCTGAACAAACTTGTCGGCCAGTTCCTCTCGAAGGGTGACGGGGGCTACAGCCTAACTCAGGCTGGCCGCGAAGTCGTACGCGCGGTGATGGCAGGGACGATTACAAACCATGCTGAAATTGAGCCGGTAGCAATCGATGCCCAGTGTCCGGAGTGTGGTGGCACACTCGTCGTCCGATACGACGAGTACGGTATCATCGAATGCGAGGACTGCGGGGACCTAGTGATGTGGAACGAGTTCCCGCCGGCTGGCCTCGATACTCGCTCACCGGCGGAGTTCGCGAGCACGTTTGATCGCTGGACTCAGGTCCGATTCGGGCTCGCGATGGACGGCATCTGTCCGAACTGTGCCTGTGAGATGACGATGGAGATTCTCGACAGTGTCGGGGAGGGTGCGGACGGTATCGCGACCATGCATCGCTGTGAGAACTGTAAGTACGAGGCACGTGTCCCCCTGTTCGGACACGTCGTCTCTCACCCTGCGACGATCTCGTTCTTCTACGACAGGGGCGTCGACGTGACCGAGATGCCGTACTGGCGGATGCAATCGCTCGCGCGCGAGTTCAACGAAGAAGTGTCTTCCCAGAGTCCGTGGACAGCGAAAATCACGATGCGATCCGACGGACACACGCTCGAACTGACCCTTGACGAGAGTATGAATGTCGTTGACGTCGAATTGGTTGATTAG
- a CDS encoding thiol-activated cytolysin family protein — translation MIEYDSTAEGPENESRLRASQSGNVQRDNRRARVISRRTLLLGSAGTALAGLAGCNRLPIDEFADTRFSPQPPPTSPTPITETPVTSNDVVPEDFEDGCGKVGPGETVAGTREGIEFRISPIGDQPTATAKGAPDVALESVEPPIIGRSRRIAALDGLQLSTPVTLQTRQSDACTQETKQAVRKSARTLTLVPESSRIYPGALVRLDSVWKGQMQPVIGDRAPIRISISLPATQFEGSAVRVVSSPSLSAVRDAVNDLLRTVIGGTATRADVTYDMHSVYDWRQGHVDIGAHFDGFVYDFGFDFEAEKEGERSKVVVVFRQNYFTVDVDIPNAFFADGRNPSRQDAIVSSVTYGRLLLFSAESDASEERTKAALNAALLGLGRASAGGGHEEVIREMTLRVRALGGLRISSNRNNQERS, via the coding sequence ATGATTGAATATGATAGTACTGCCGAAGGACCGGAAAACGAGAGTCGGTTGCGCGCAAGTCAAAGTGGGAACGTTCAGCGAGACAATCGCAGGGCTCGAGTGATTTCTCGTCGAACACTTCTTCTCGGGTCTGCAGGCACGGCACTGGCTGGACTTGCCGGTTGCAACCGATTACCAATAGACGAATTCGCTGACACGAGATTCTCACCTCAACCACCCCCCACGAGTCCAACGCCGATTACGGAGACGCCGGTGACTTCCAACGACGTAGTGCCTGAAGACTTCGAAGACGGGTGTGGAAAGGTCGGTCCCGGAGAGACAGTTGCGGGGACTCGAGAGGGCATCGAATTTCGGATCAGCCCAATTGGTGACCAGCCTACAGCCACAGCGAAGGGTGCTCCTGACGTCGCGCTTGAATCGGTGGAACCACCAATAATCGGGCGTTCGAGACGGATCGCGGCTCTGGATGGTTTGCAACTGTCAACTCCTGTTACGCTTCAAACACGGCAGTCTGATGCCTGTACACAGGAAACGAAACAGGCTGTTCGGAAGTCAGCACGGACATTGACATTAGTTCCTGAATCCTCACGAATCTATCCTGGGGCACTAGTAAGGCTCGACTCGGTTTGGAAGGGCCAGATGCAACCGGTGATAGGTGACCGGGCTCCGATTCGAATCTCTATCTCGCTCCCAGCAACGCAGTTTGAAGGCTCCGCAGTGCGTGTCGTCTCGTCCCCCTCGCTGTCTGCAGTTCGAGACGCGGTAAACGACCTATTACGAACAGTAATCGGTGGGACGGCCACGAGAGCCGATGTGACCTACGACATGCACTCGGTGTACGATTGGCGTCAAGGACACGTCGATATCGGAGCTCACTTCGATGGTTTCGTTTACGACTTTGGATTCGATTTTGAAGCCGAAAAAGAGGGAGAGAGATCCAAGGTGGTCGTGGTTTTCAGACAGAATTATTTCACCGTTGATGTCGATATCCCGAACGCGTTCTTTGCAGACGGTCGCAACCCGTCGCGGCAGGACGCGATCGTATCAAGTGTGACCTATGGACGGTTACTCCTCTTTTCTGCCGAATCTGATGCTTCAGAAGAGCGTACCAAGGCCGCGCTCAATGCAGCGTTGCTTGGTCTCGGTCGTGCGTCAGCTGGCGGTGGACATGAGGAAGTCATACGGGAAATGACGCTCCGTGTGAGGGCGTTGGGCGGACTCAGGATCAGCAGCAACCGAAACAATCAGGAACGGAGTTGA
- a CDS encoding cupin domain-containing protein — translation MSRFSNEHQSMVPGDPSENDAVGYPSTVEDLSTGARITFLERGVDEQGAYLIMEGVLPPGTDSGPARLHPQSEVRSEVMAGRADVTVRGDSHVLLPGESLTIAPGEAHSIRNRGDNTLVVRTTLRPPGEFEAAIRALYEAGAGGRPDLFAVSAVLSQYRSDVRLAAVPWVIQRPLLRALAGIAAMLGRNPLR, via the coding sequence ATGAGCCGATTTTCGAACGAACATCAGTCGATGGTACCAGGTGATCCCTCAGAGAACGATGCAGTCGGATATCCAAGCACAGTCGAGGATCTATCGACGGGAGCACGTATCACGTTCCTCGAACGCGGTGTCGATGAACAGGGGGCGTACTTGATAATGGAGGGCGTTCTTCCGCCGGGGACCGACAGCGGGCCCGCCCGTCTGCACCCACAGTCGGAGGTACGCTCGGAGGTGATGGCGGGTCGGGCCGACGTGACGGTTCGCGGTGACTCCCATGTCCTGCTTCCCGGCGAATCGTTGACCATCGCACCCGGAGAGGCCCACAGTATCCGAAACCGCGGCGACAACACCCTCGTCGTTCGGACGACGCTCCGCCCGCCCGGCGAGTTCGAAGCCGCAATTCGGGCGCTCTACGAGGCCGGGGCAGGGGGCCGACCGGATCTATTCGCGGTGTCCGCAGTCCTCTCTCAGTACCGTTCGGACGTGCGTCTCGCAGCCGTTCCGTGGGTGATTCAGCGACCGCTCTTGCGTGCGCTCGCCGGCATTGCAGCGATGCTCGGTCGAAATCCACTCAGGTAG
- a CDS encoding DUF7845 domain-containing protein produces the protein MFHTVADTEGSKIVYSGDNREIVGHNHQVRLDTKAVN, from the coding sequence TTGTTCCACACGGTCGCGGACACTGAGGGCTCGAAGATCGTCTACTCGGGGGACAATCGCGAGATAGTGGGCCACAACCACCAGGTCCGACTCGACACCAAGGCCGTGAACTAG
- a CDS encoding DUF5367 family protein produces the protein MAILIRLAGHILLSPTNTLLLTAFFLSVIPLMLSVTYPVYWWLELSSDAQRGAAALMALPGMFLDVLLILFAGTVFPAMATEAVVHFGAILLFGYAIVLLTGFVQLRR, from the coding sequence GTGGCCATTCTCATCCGTCTCGCTGGTCATATCCTCCTCTCGCCGACGAACACACTGCTTCTCACCGCGTTCTTCCTCTCGGTAATCCCACTCATGCTCTCGGTGACGTATCCGGTGTACTGGTGGCTCGAACTCTCGTCCGACGCACAGAGAGGCGCCGCTGCACTCATGGCACTCCCCGGGATGTTCTTGGACGTCCTCTTGATCCTGTTTGCAGGAACGGTCTTCCCCGCAATGGCGACGGAAGCGGTGGTACACTTCGGTGCGATCCTTCTGTTCGGGTACGCCATCGTCTTGTTGACGGGATTCGTCCAACTCAGGCGATGA
- a CDS encoding alpha/beta fold hydrolase — MTRPETDGTAWPGAVNERSRVDLPGGTLEYVDIGSGDPVLFVHGAFVNGDLWRNVAGPLAESHRCLVPTLPLGGHRLPMDADADLTPAGLADLLAAFLGALEVDRVTLVGNDTGGAICQVFLARHPERVERLVLVNCDAYDNFPPLAAKPFTIGARVPGFLGLFARSLRSASVRRLAFRLLTKHPVEDSVLAGYVDALTREPGVRRDLRRALLGVEPRYTNEAAASFPDFERPVLVVWGTDDPIFPVADAERLVTEFPNAQLERVADAYALVPEDQSESLVELLDTFLRMRVPA; from the coding sequence ATGACACGACCGGAGACAGACGGGACGGCCTGGCCAGGCGCGGTGAACGAACGGTCGCGCGTCGACCTGCCCGGAGGCACTCTTGAGTACGTGGACATCGGGAGCGGGGACCCAGTCCTGTTCGTCCACGGCGCGTTCGTGAACGGCGATCTGTGGCGGAACGTGGCCGGGCCGCTCGCCGAGTCCCACCGCTGTCTCGTCCCGACGCTCCCACTCGGGGGCCACCGACTGCCGATGGACGCGGACGCCGACCTCACGCCCGCGGGGCTGGCCGACCTGCTCGCGGCGTTCCTCGGCGCCCTCGAAGTCGACCGGGTGACGCTCGTGGGCAACGACACCGGCGGCGCGATCTGTCAGGTGTTCCTCGCTCGACACCCCGAACGGGTCGAGCGGCTGGTGCTGGTGAACTGCGATGCGTACGACAACTTCCCGCCGCTGGCGGCCAAGCCGTTCACCATCGGCGCACGGGTACCGGGTTTCCTCGGCCTGTTCGCCCGGTCGCTCCGGTCGGCATCGGTCCGACGACTCGCCTTCCGCCTGCTGACGAAACACCCCGTCGAGGACAGCGTCCTCGCGGGCTACGTCGACGCGCTTACCCGTGAGCCGGGGGTGCGGCGTGACCTCCGGAGGGCGTTGCTCGGCGTCGAACCGCGCTACACCAACGAGGCGGCCGCGTCGTTCCCCGATTTCGAGCGGCCCGTCCTCGTCGTCTGGGGGACCGACGACCCCATTTTCCCCGTCGCGGACGCCGAGCGACTGGTCACCGAGTTCCCGAACGCGCAGCTCGAGCGGGTCGCGGATGCGTACGCGTTGGTCCCGGAGGACCAGTCCGAGAGCCTCGTGGAACTGCTCGACACGTTCCTCAGAATGCGGGTGCCAGCCTGA
- a CDS encoding helix-turn-helix transcriptional regulator has product MDGSDLTELLGLRHEILRAVVDKPRPRHELVDALSDSKSTVYKGLTQLAEAGLVERTDRGFTPTLFGVAALSRFESLADTAGYGDLLADLPGDAVDPAALVGATVVRPDDSDAERHLEAVWDLLAGADRVRGIAPVVSPGYVDRFRAILDAGLDAELVLPAGVVETLRRDHADALADVVERAALYETGDPIPFGVIVTDGSPARMAIELREGALITGLITNETPAASAWARATVDRYREGATPVEV; this is encoded by the coding sequence ATGGACGGGTCGGATCTCACTGAGTTGCTGGGCCTCCGGCACGAAATCCTTCGGGCGGTCGTCGACAAGCCACGCCCACGTCACGAACTCGTCGACGCGCTCTCGGACTCGAAGTCGACGGTCTACAAGGGCCTCACACAGTTGGCGGAGGCAGGGCTAGTCGAACGAACCGACCGGGGGTTCACCCCGACGCTGTTCGGCGTGGCTGCGCTCTCGCGGTTCGAGTCACTTGCGGATACGGCCGGCTACGGAGACCTGCTCGCGGACCTGCCGGGGGACGCAGTGGACCCGGCGGCGCTCGTGGGCGCGACAGTCGTCCGGCCCGACGACTCCGACGCCGAGCGGCACCTCGAAGCCGTCTGGGACCTGCTCGCGGGCGCCGACCGGGTCCGTGGCATCGCACCCGTCGTCTCGCCGGGCTATGTCGATCGGTTCCGGGCGATACTCGACGCCGGACTGGACGCCGAACTTGTGTTACCGGCGGGCGTTGTTGAGACGCTCCGCCGGGACCACGCCGATGCGCTCGCGGACGTGGTCGAGCGTGCGGCCCTCTACGAGACGGGCGACCCCATCCCGTTCGGCGTCATCGTCACTGACGGCTCGCCGGCACGGATGGCCATCGAACTCCGCGAGGGGGCGCTCATCACCGGCCTGATAACGAACGAGACGCCGGCCGCGTCGGCGTGGGCGCGGGCGACGGTCGACCGATACCGCGAGGGCGCGACCCCAGTAGAAGTGTAG
- a CDS encoding type II toxin-antitoxin system RatA family toxin, producing MTTISMHRTVDAPRTVVWDVITDHELYGEVAPNLSSVSVVEGKGEGLIRRCVDTDGNEWTESCTHWEACQSYAVSVHVDNSVFHRRLFTRMDGEWRVSEDRDGVRITITFDFEPRYGPLGVFISKYFASIAPGLIETIFDDWEDEIRSRSLDEAGRETDQTHTNRGVNALSR from the coding sequence ATGACAACAATCAGTATGCACAGAACGGTCGATGCCCCACGAACAGTCGTCTGGGACGTCATCACCGACCATGAACTGTACGGAGAGGTTGCCCCGAATCTCTCGTCGGTATCAGTCGTCGAGGGCAAGGGCGAAGGACTGATTCGTCGCTGTGTCGATACGGACGGGAACGAGTGGACGGAGTCGTGTACCCACTGGGAAGCGTGCCAATCGTACGCCGTCTCGGTCCACGTCGACAACAGTGTGTTCCACAGGCGCCTTTTCACTCGGATGGACGGCGAGTGGCGGGTCTCAGAGGACCGTGACGGTGTCCGAATCACAATCACGTTCGATTTCGAGCCACGGTACGGGCCGCTCGGTGTATTCATCTCGAAGTACTTCGCGTCCATCGCTCCCGGACTCATCGAGACGATATTCGATGACTGGGAGGACGAAATACGCTCACGATCGTTGGACGAGGCGGGAAGAGAAACGGACCAAACCCACACTAACAGAGGTGTCAATGCACTCTCTCGATAG
- the ppk2 gene encoding polyphosphate kinase 2 has product MTEHPVLPAEESVLTTVDEEDLYKKSGKIKNKHYERELERLQEELVRLQMWVKEQGLRVVVLFDGRDAAGKGGTIHRITRRTSSRVVKVVALGKPTEREQSQWYFQRYVERLPAAGEMVLFDRSWYNRATVERVMDFCTDEEYQEFLRSAPEFERMLMRSGIILIKYWFSVSDEEQERRFQKRSNDPKRRWKLSPVDLEARERWVEYSRAKDAMFTYTDTSNSPWHVINADIKKHARLNCISHLLSQIEYEDIMPGPTELPDRQQDPNYDRPAIDGQGWVPALYGSNPSAADVERS; this is encoded by the coding sequence ATGACCGAGCACCCGGTGTTACCGGCCGAGGAGTCCGTGCTGACCACCGTCGACGAGGAGGACCTCTACAAGAAAAGTGGCAAGATCAAGAACAAGCACTACGAGCGGGAGCTCGAGCGGCTCCAGGAAGAACTCGTCAGGCTCCAGATGTGGGTCAAAGAGCAGGGACTCCGAGTCGTCGTGCTCTTCGATGGTCGAGACGCGGCCGGCAAAGGCGGAACGATCCACCGAATTACTCGCCGGACGAGTTCCCGGGTGGTGAAAGTCGTCGCGCTCGGCAAACCCACCGAACGCGAGCAGAGTCAGTGGTACTTCCAGCGGTACGTCGAACGCCTCCCGGCGGCCGGTGAGATGGTGCTGTTCGACCGGAGTTGGTACAACCGTGCGACCGTCGAGCGTGTGATGGACTTCTGTACCGACGAGGAGTACCAAGAGTTCCTTCGGTCGGCCCCCGAGTTCGAGCGGATGCTCATGCGCTCGGGGATCATCCTCATCAAGTACTGGTTCTCGGTCAGCGATGAGGAACAGGAACGGCGCTTCCAGAAGCGCAGTAATGACCCGAAACGTCGCTGGAAGCTCAGCCCGGTCGACCTCGAAGCCCGAGAGCGGTGGGTCGAGTATTCGCGGGCGAAAGACGCGATGTTCACCTACACGGATACGAGTAACTCGCCGTGGCACGTGATCAACGCCGATATCAAGAAACACGCCCGGCTCAACTGTATCAGTCACCTCCTCTCACAGATCGAGTACGAGGACATCATGCCCGGGCCGACCGAGTTGCCGGACCGACAGCAGGATCCCAACTACGACCGCCCAGCCATCGACGGGCAGGGCTGGGTGCCTGCACTGTATGGGTCAAATCCATCCGCGGCCGACGTCGAACGATCCTGA